Proteins from one Setaria italica strain Yugu1 chromosome V, Setaria_italica_v2.0, whole genome shotgun sequence genomic window:
- the LOC101778676 gene encoding 2-oxoglutarate-Fe(II) type oxidoreductase isoform X2 — translation MRDQSLMERVDRPSMESPISRTDLNCISLADPDIQNSVTLLKQACLDSGFFYVVDHGISQDFMDEVFAESKKFFDLPHSEKMKLLRDEKNRGYTPMLDEILDPENQVNGDYKEGYYIGVEVPADNPEANKPFYGPNQWPSEEVLPKWREVMEKYHSEALRVAKSVARIIALALDLDVDFFDRPEMLAKPIATLRLLHYEGRVSNPAKGVYGAGAHSDYGLITLLATDDVVGLQICKDRNAQPQVWEYVAPVKGGFIVNLGDMLERWSNCIFRSTLHRVVLDGRERYSIAYFVEPSHDCIVECLPTCKSEANPPKFPPITCSAYLSQRYKDTHADLSAYSDGKA, via the exons ATGAGAGATCAGAGCCTGATGGAGAGAGTTGACAGGCCGAGCATGGAGAGCCCGATCTCGAGGACTGACCTGAATTGCATAAGCCTGGCGGACCCGGACATCCAGAATTCGGTCACGCTCCTCAAGCAG GCATGCCTGGATTCAGGCTTCTTCTATGTTGTGGATCATGGGATAAGCCAAGACTTCATGGATGAAGTTTTTGCTGAGAGCAAGAAGTTCTTTGACCTTCCCCACAGTGAGAAAATGAAGCTTCTCCGAGACGAGAAAAATCGAGGGTATACACCAATGCTTGATGAAATTCTTGATCCAGAAAATCAAGTGAATG GTGACTACAAGGAGGGATATTATATAGGAGTTGAGGTACCTGCAGATAATCCAGAAGCAAACAAACCATTCTATGGTCCAAATCAGTGGCCTTCTGAAG AAGTATTGCCAAAATGGAGGGAGGTGATGGAGAAATACCACAGTGAGGCATT GAGAGTAGCAAAATCGGTTGCAAGGATCATTGCTCTTGCTCTGGATCTTGATGTGGACTTCTTTGATAGACCTGAAATGCTTGCCAAGCCTATAGCCACTTTAAGGCTCTTACACTATGAAG GTCGAGTCTCAAATCCTGCAAAGGGCGTCTATGGAGCGGGTGCCCATTCAGATTATGGCCTAATAACTCTCCTGGCAACCGATGATGTAGTTGGACTTCAA ATATGTAAGGACAGGAATGCTCAGCCTCAAGTGTGGGAATATGTAGCTCCTGTGAAAGG AGGATTCATCGTCAACCTTGGTGATATGCTTGAAAGGTGGAGTAACTGCATTTTCAG GTCAACCTTACATCGAGTAGTCCTAGATGGACGAGAACGCTACTCG ATAGCCTACTTTGTGGAGCCAAGCCACGACTGCATAGTCGAGTGCCTGCCAACCTGCAAATCCGAAGCCAACCCTCCAAA GTTCCCCCCAATCACCTGCTCTGCCTACCTGTCCCAGCGCTACAAGGACACTCACGCAGATCTGAGCGCTTACAGCGACGGCAAGGCCTGA
- the LOC101778676 gene encoding 2-oxoglutarate-Fe(II) type oxidoreductase isoform X1, with protein sequence MRDQSLMERVDRPSMESPISRTDLNCISLADPDIQNSVTLLKQACLDSGFFYVVDHGISQDFMDEVFAESKKFFDLPHSEKMKLLRDEKNRGYTPMLDEILDPENQVNGDYKEGYYIGVEVPADNPEANKPFYGPNQWPSEEVLPKWREVMEKYHSEALRVAKSVARIIALALDLDVDFFDRPEMLAKPIATLRLLHYEGGQKTGRVSNPAKGVYGAGAHSDYGLITLLATDDVVGLQICKDRNAQPQVWEYVAPVKGGFIVNLGDMLERWSNCIFRSTLHRVVLDGRERYSIAYFVEPSHDCIVECLPTCKSEANPPKFPPITCSAYLSQRYKDTHADLSAYSDGKA encoded by the exons ATGAGAGATCAGAGCCTGATGGAGAGAGTTGACAGGCCGAGCATGGAGAGCCCGATCTCGAGGACTGACCTGAATTGCATAAGCCTGGCGGACCCGGACATCCAGAATTCGGTCACGCTCCTCAAGCAG GCATGCCTGGATTCAGGCTTCTTCTATGTTGTGGATCATGGGATAAGCCAAGACTTCATGGATGAAGTTTTTGCTGAGAGCAAGAAGTTCTTTGACCTTCCCCACAGTGAGAAAATGAAGCTTCTCCGAGACGAGAAAAATCGAGGGTATACACCAATGCTTGATGAAATTCTTGATCCAGAAAATCAAGTGAATG GTGACTACAAGGAGGGATATTATATAGGAGTTGAGGTACCTGCAGATAATCCAGAAGCAAACAAACCATTCTATGGTCCAAATCAGTGGCCTTCTGAAG AAGTATTGCCAAAATGGAGGGAGGTGATGGAGAAATACCACAGTGAGGCATT GAGAGTAGCAAAATCGGTTGCAAGGATCATTGCTCTTGCTCTGGATCTTGATGTGGACTTCTTTGATAGACCTGAAATGCTTGCCAAGCCTATAGCCACTTTAAGGCTCTTACACTATGAAGGTGGACAAAAGACAG GTCGAGTCTCAAATCCTGCAAAGGGCGTCTATGGAGCGGGTGCCCATTCAGATTATGGCCTAATAACTCTCCTGGCAACCGATGATGTAGTTGGACTTCAA ATATGTAAGGACAGGAATGCTCAGCCTCAAGTGTGGGAATATGTAGCTCCTGTGAAAGG AGGATTCATCGTCAACCTTGGTGATATGCTTGAAAGGTGGAGTAACTGCATTTTCAG GTCAACCTTACATCGAGTAGTCCTAGATGGACGAGAACGCTACTCG ATAGCCTACTTTGTGGAGCCAAGCCACGACTGCATAGTCGAGTGCCTGCCAACCTGCAAATCCGAAGCCAACCCTCCAAA GTTCCCCCCAATCACCTGCTCTGCCTACCTGTCCCAGCGCTACAAGGACACTCACGCAGATCTGAGCGCTTACAGCGACGGCAAGGCCTGA